CACTCCCCATCGGAAACGCAAAAAAGCACCACCGTTGCCGATGGTGCTTGGTCAAAAACCAGTCGCGATGCTCGTCGGCGAGCTTACTTGCTCGGCGCCGCGGCGCGCGCCTCGGCCAGGGCAGCCATCAGGCGGCCCTTGCGCCGGGCGGCGTTGCGCGGATGAACAATGTTCTTGCCGGCCGACTTGTCGAGCGTCGAGTAGGCTTCCCGCGCCGCCGCTTCGGCCTCATCCAGCTTGTTCTCAGCGATCAGACGCCGCACCTTCTTAACGTGGGTGCGGGCCGCAGCCCGGTAGTGACGGTTGCGCTCGGTGCGCTTTTCCGTCTGTCTGATGCGCTTCTTTGCAGATTCCGTATTAGCCAATTCAAATCCTCCGTCGATTACCTCAATCGTCTCTGATTGGAGGCGTGGAGCGGGGGGAGTACAACACGTGTAGAGCGCCGTGACAGGGCGGCGCGCTAACCAACTGCGCTACGGGGCCAGGATGAAATCTTTCTTGCTTGTGCCTCACGTGGTGAAGCGGTGGAACTCTAACCGGGCCGGACTGTTCACCCCAAATCCGCGGGTGGATCAGGGCCACACTCTCGACCTGGCTATCGCCACTTGCACCCCCAACGGGATTCGAACCCGTGCTACCGCCGTGAAAGGGCGACGTCCTAGGCCGCTAGACGATGGGGGCCTTTGCTGCACCTCACGGAGCAACGGTGGCCAAGCATAGACAGAACCTGGCGCCAGTGCCGATTCCACGTCGTCGCCCGTGGGCAGGTATGGTTCTGCTCGCTCGTTCACGAGCACGGCCAGGTAGCTCAGTTGGTACGAGCGTCCGACTGAAAATCGGAAGGTCGGCGGTTCGACCCCGCCCCTGGCCACCACAGTTCTCGACGCGTCATCGCCGGGCGATCACATAGAGCCGGGTCACCTCTGATTCACCAGCGAGCGGCCCACGCTCGTACCACTCGATCTGCGTCAGACCACAGGCACGTACGGCAGCCAGCACTGCCTCGCGCGAGTGGCAGACGTACTCCAGGTCCACCGGCTCGGCTCGCATGGGCGAGCCCGGTCGCACCTCGTCGCCGACATACAACGCAAGCGCGAGGACACCGTCCTCGTCCAGTACGCGCGCCAGCGCACCCACCGCGACCGGGAGTTCTGACTCCGCCAGGTGGACCAGGGCGTACCACGCCGTGATCAATGCCCAGCCACGCGCAGCCGGTGGTCGCATTACCGAGCGCAGGTCGCCCACCTCGAAGGTCAGGGAGGGGTGGCGAAGCCGTGCCTGGGTCACCATCTGCTCAGACACGTCGAGCCCCACCGCGCGGGCACCGGCCGACGCCACGGTGGCGGCGACGTTGCCGAGTCCGGTGCCCACGTCCAGCGCAGGCCCCTCGGCCTCAACTGCGAGTCGCCGCAGCAGCCAGCCGTCGAAGGGCACCTCCGGCTCGTGCTCCCGGTCGGCACCGAAGGCCGCTGCCACCCGGTCGTACGACTCGCGCACCAGCACGTCGCGTGCGTACGCACCCTCGCGCAGCACCGCCTCGCGATCAACGGTTTGCGCCGAGGCATCAGGTTCCGTGTCGGGGACCGGTCCGAGCAGGTGGACCCATCGGTGGTCCTGCTGTCCGGCACGGCGTGACAGTTGGCGTACGAGAGGCGTGTCGCGCCCGGCAAGCGACGCGAGCACCTGCTCCACCGCCACCCGGTCCGCGAAGTGGTGCAGTCGCTCGGTGCGGGTCTTGAGCTCTCCGGGCGAGCATGCCCCGCGCAGCAGCAGCACGGTAAGAACGGCTCGTTCCTCGACAGCGAGGGTGAGGCGCTCGTCGACGAGTTGGTGATACTTCAGCACCCGGCCGGCGGGGACGATCCGCAACCACCCACGATCCTTGAGTTCGCGACAGCGCAGTTCGAGGTCACGTGACTCGTACGCGGACACCGGGTCGCGGCTGTTGCTCTGGTTGCACGCGGTGCGCATCGCGTTGAGGGTGAGCGGATAGGTCGCCGGCACCGTGACCTGCTTCTCCAGCAGGCTGCCGAGGATCCGTTGGTCCATGGCGTCGAGCGCGTCCATGGCTGGCGAGCGTAGCGAGTCAGCCCGTGCGTTCTCTGGTGCCGTTGAGCCGAACGAACATCTTCTTGTTGCGTGAGTGCAGACCGGCGAACTCGGCGAAGAGACGGTCGTAGACCTCGCGGTTTCCCGCGTCGGGCCGGAACGTGCGTTCCACCGGAACCAGAGCGTGCAGTTCGTCGGCAGCGATCGCCCCGCTGGCGACTGCGAAGTAGAGCCCGCCGCCGCGCAGTCCCGCGACCAACGGATCGGCCACCCGCTCCAACGTGCGGTCGCACACGTCGGCGAGGATCTGACACCACAGATCGATGCGGGCGCCACCGCCCAGGGTCCGGATCGGCTCGAAGCGGGTCTTGGCGACGTGTTCGGCTGCCTCGATCAGCCAACGCATGTTGAACGCGACACCTTCGAGGACCGCGCGCGCGAGCTCGGCGCGACCGGTGGCCAGGGACAGGTTGTGGAAACCGCCGCGAGCCAACCGGTCGTCGATCGGACTGCGCTCACCGGAGAGCCACGGCGTGAAGATGATGTCTCCGGAGCCGGGCACCGCGGATGCCGCCAGCGCCGCGAGGTCCTCGTACTCGATCTCCGGGGCGAACGCCGCGCGGAACCACTCCAGGGCACGGCCGGCGTTGTCCTGGTTGTTGGCGAGCAGATAGCGACCACCCACGCCGACTCCGGGTACGGCCGCCATCTGCCGGACCACGTCGGTCTTCTTCGCGGGCAACGGACAGCTGACCCACGACGACGTGCCCAGCGAGAGGTGCGGGCGATAGAGGTCCACGCACCCGGAGGCCACCGTGGCGTTGTGCAGATCGGGCATGCCGGTGACCACCTGCGCACGAGGCGAGATGCCGATCGCGGCGGCCACGTCGGGGCGTACGACTCCGAGCAACGATCCGGCGGCCACCAGGGGCGGCAGCTTCGTCGCGTCGACCCCCGCCAACGTGACCAGGGCCGGGTCGTACGCGAGTCGGTCAAGGTCGCGGTTGTCGGTCAGCCAGGCAGCGGTCATCGACATCGAGGTCGCGCTGGCTCGGCCCGTGAACCTCATGGTCAGGTAGTCGACCGGCTCCAGGAACCATCTGGCCCGGGCCATCACCTCCGGGCGGTCGTGGATCAGGTGCAGCATGTGCGCCACCGGGTCGCAGCCGGACGCGGACGGGATGCCGCCCGAGCGACGCAGCCAGGTCGCCAGCGCTTTGGGCGCATACCCGGCGATGGGTCCGCCGAAGCGCTCCCGGCTGTGTTCGGAACCGCGGTCGTCGCTCCACATCAGGCACTCTGCGACCGGCCGACCCTCGTCGTCGACGGGCACCGTGCTGGCCCACTGACCGGTCACCGCAACGCCGACGACGGCGCTCCCGTCGACACCTCCCTCGACGATCCCCCGCCGGGCGGCACCCGTAATCGTCTGCCACCACTCCTCTGGGTCCTGCTCGGCGGCGCCGCCGAGCACGTCACCGCGCTCGTACGTCCACCACACCGGCTCCCCACGCAAGGTGACGTACCCGACCTTCGGGCCGCCGCTGCCCAGGTCGATCGCGAGGACCAGCGGATCTCTCATGCGGGCGGCAATGCCGTCTGGGCATCGAGCATGGCGTCCATCATCTGCACGATGAACTCCTCGACATCCTCGGTGAGGCCCTCCAGCCCGCCGGGCACCCCGCCGTAGACCGCGCCGGACAATGCCTGCTCCCCGGCAGCATGGCGCTCCCTGGCGTACTCCACTGCCGCCGCGAGGTCTCGCGCGAACGCCTCCACGACACCCTCCTGGGTCTGCGGCCTTGTCACGGCCATGTGGATGGCGTTGGGGTACTGCTGGCCGTTGAAGCGCCAGCCGAGCGGGCGCATGAAGTCCGCGACGTGGTAGATGTCGAAGTCGTCCGAGGTGAACGAGAAGCAGAACGTCGGCGAGCCCATGATCCGCAGCTCGGGGTGCGAACGCACGATCGCCATCATCTGGTCGGCGGTGGCGAAGATCTCCTCGGCGTACGCCCGATAGCCCTCGCGGCCGAGTTTGACCAAGGACGCCCAGGTGGCGGCGAGCAGACCTGCCGAGCGGGACCCGTCGATGCCCGGCGACATGTACTTGCCGCCGGTCCAGTCGACGTTGTGGAAGTACTGCGAATTGCGCACCGCCTTGTCCCGAAACAGTACGACCGACGAGCCCTTGAATGCGTAGCCGTATTTGTGGGTGTCGGCCGAGATCGACGTGACCCCGGGGACCCGGAAGTCGAAGGGCGGGATGTCGCGACCGAGTTCCTCGCCGAAAGGCAGGATGAAGCCCCCCAGGCAGGCGTCGACGTGCATGCCGACACCACGCTCGGCCGCCAGTGCCGCCAGGTCGGGGATCGGGTCGATGGTGCCGTACGGATAGTTGCCGGCCGAGCCCATGATCGCGACCGTGTTCTCGTCGATCTGCTCGGCCATCGCCGCCACCGTGACCGTGGTCGTGTCGGGATCGATGGCCACCTTGCGACATTCGACGCCGAAGAGGTGACAACCCTTCTCGAACGCCGGGTGGCCGGTCTCCGGCATCACGAAATTGGGCTGGGCGATGCCGCGGGTCTGACGCGCGTGATCGCGATAGGCGAGTACGGCATGGATGATGCTGCCGGTCCCGCCGGACGTCACCAGACCACCGGGCTCGGTGTCGACGATGTCGCCACCGTGCATCAGATCCAGCGTCATGGCGATCACCTCGCCCTCGAACCTGGTCGAGCTCGGGCACAGGTCGCGCTGGAGCGCATTGACATGCGCGAACTTCGCGAACGCCTGGGTCAAGAACGCGTAATGGTCGTGGTCGCCGCAATACATCGTCCCCGAGACCCGGCCCCCTTCCCAGGCGCGATCCTCTTCCGTCGCCATCGCCTGGAGCTCGGCCAGGATCTCGTCCTGACCCCTGCCATGCTCAGGAAGCGCACGGTTGACGGTGAAGCGGCTGGCGTACGGGTAGTCGGACACGCGACCTCCAGGGAAATGGTCTAGACGGATCTAGTGACTTTTGCCGGAAAACATGGGGCCTACGTCACACTCGGCGGGCGCGCCCGTCCGACTATCACACAGCGCCAAACCGACCCCGCCGCCGGGTCGACACATTCTCACGTAGGAGCCTCCCTTGTCGTCACGTTTCACGCGTCTGCTCGCGACCGGCGTCGCAGCCCTTTTCGGCACCGGTCTGATGGCCGTCGCCGCCCCTGCCGCCCAGGCGGACGGTCCGGGCGTGGGCTCCGGATGGGTCGTCACCGTAGGTGACTCCTACATCTCCGGCGAGGCCGGCCGCTGGGCGGGCAACACCAACAACTCGGCGTCGACGATCGACGCGTTGGGCTCCCAGGCGTACTTCGACAACGCCACCAACAACGCGGAGACGATCAACCGCTGCCACCGCAGCAAGTCCGCCGAGGCGTTCATCGGGACCCTCCAGGGCAAGAACCTGGCCTGCTCCGGCGCCACGACCAACACCACGAACGACACATACTTCAAGCCCGGCCTCGACTTCTACAACGGCACCGGCGGCAAGGGCCAGGCGCTGATGCTGCAGGAGTTCGCCGCGACCAACAACGTGAAGATGGTGGTCGTGTCCATCGGCGGCAACGACTTCGGCTTCGCCGACGTGGTGCAGCGTTGCGTACAGAACTTCCTTGCGTCGTCGTCGCTGTGGAAGGACTACTGCTACGACGACTCGATGGTGACCTCGAAGTTCACTGCGAGCAACGTGAGTGCGCAGCGGGCCAAGATCGCGGCGGCCTACCGCAACATCCAGACGGCCATGCGCAACGCCGGCTACGGCGACACCTCCTGGACACTGCTGGTGCAGAACTACATGTCGCCGCTGCCGGGCGGCTCGGCGATCCGCTACAGCCAGAGCGGCTACTCGCGCCAGAACACCGGCGGCTGCGGCTTCTGGAACGCCGACGCCGACTGGGCCAACAGCACGGCGCTCCCCACGATCAACGGTGCGGTCGCGGGCGCCGTCGCCGACTCGGGCCTGCCGAACGTCAAGCAGCTCAACCTCGCCAGCGCGTTCAACGGTCGCCGCCTGTGCGAGAACACCGTCGGCCTGCTGGAGGAGAAAGGTCTCGCGTCTTGGCAGTCGGCAGGTGCCGTCGACAAGACCGAGTGGATCGACCAGATCCGGACCGTCTCGACCGCCACCAGCAACTACTTCATCCAGGAGTCGCTGCACCCGAACTACTGGGGCCAACTGGCGCTGCGCAACTGCGTACGCCAGGCCTGGAACGTGGGCGCACCCAAGGGTGGGTCGTGCACCATCTCCGCCACCGGGCTGCTCAACGGTGAGCCTCGGATGAAGCTCAACTGATCTGCCAAGACCGGTCCGGGGGCGGGGTCGCTCTGCACATGAGCACCCCGGCTCAGGCCGCCTGAGTCCCCCGCGACTGAGCGGGATGCTCATTTCGCGAGACGATACGGCCGTGAGACCACACCCCTCGGAGCCAGCCGTCGCGGCGATGACGTACGCCGACCCGTCCGCGTGCCCCTCGTGCCGTTCACCACTGCCGGTCGCACCGGTCACGTGCCCACGGTGCGGCATCGCACTCCAGGGCGAGACGATCCTCGAACTCTTCGGCACCCTCACGCGTGCCGACGAGTTGGTCGCCAGCCTGCGCGGCGCAGTTGCGACGCGGTCGGCGTACGCCCCGGAAGTGGGCGCACCCCAGGCAGTGCCCCAGGGAGTTCCGCAGGCCCGAGCGCCGCTGCCAGTGCCGCCGCGCTCGGGGCTCACCCTGCCGAGCGTTCCGGTGATCCTGCTCGGACTCGGCGCCTTCTGCCTGCTGGTGGCGTCCCTGATCTTCCTGGCTTTCGCGTGGGGCTGGTTGGGCGTGGGCGGGCGTACGGCTGTCCTCGTCGCACTGACACTGGCCTTCGGCGGCGCGAGCTGGTGGCTGATGCGCCGTGGACTCCGGATCGCATCCGAGGCATTCTTGACCGTCGCCTTCGGGCTGCTCCTGCTGGACCTGTTCGGTGCCGAGAACGCCGGGTGGCTGGGCGACCCGACCGGTGCCGAGTTCGCCACGATCGCCGGACTCTCGTTGTCCGTGGGCGGGTGTGCGGTCGCACTCGGTTTCGAGCGCCTCGGGCTGCGTCGGCCCTGGTCCGTGCAGATCATCGCGGCCATTGCCGCGCTCGCCGTACCGCTCGGGCTGCTGTCCAACCTGCCCAGCAGTGAGCTCGGAAGCGCGATCTGGGTCGCCACCGCTATCGGCGTGTCACTGCTGCTCGACCACCTGCGACTGACCGCGGTCTCCTTCGGGTACGCCGCCTCGGCCGGGCTGTATTGGCTGCACCTGGTGTTCAGCGGCATCGGCCGCGGCATCGAGACGCCGGGGTACGACGAGTGGCTGCGCACGATGACCGGCTGGCCCTTCTTCGCTGCGGCGGTCCTGGTGGCGCTGCCCGCCGTACGCTGGCGCGAACGCCCTGCCTTCGCGGGCGTCTTCGTGTCCGTGTCGGGTGCCCTGGTCACGCTCTGGGCCGGATTCCCTGCGCTGTCCGGCACATTCTCCGAGATCGCGGCGGCGGCCACGATCGTGCTGGCGGTGTGGACGCTGATCTACGCGCTGG
The DNA window shown above is from Nocardioides sp. and carries:
- a CDS encoding FGGY-family carbohydrate kinase; translation: MRDPLVLAIDLGSGGPKVGYVTLRGEPVWWTYERGDVLGGAAEQDPEEWWQTITGAARRGIVEGGVDGSAVVGVAVTGQWASTVPVDDEGRPVAECLMWSDDRGSEHSRERFGGPIAGYAPKALATWLRRSGGIPSASGCDPVAHMLHLIHDRPEVMARARWFLEPVDYLTMRFTGRASATSMSMTAAWLTDNRDLDRLAYDPALVTLAGVDATKLPPLVAAGSLLGVVRPDVAAAIGISPRAQVVTGMPDLHNATVASGCVDLYRPHLSLGTSSWVSCPLPAKKTDVVRQMAAVPGVGVGGRYLLANNQDNAGRALEWFRAAFAPEIEYEDLAALAASAVPGSGDIIFTPWLSGERSPIDDRLARGGFHNLSLATGRAELARAVLEGVAFNMRWLIEAAEHVAKTRFEPIRTLGGGARIDLWCQILADVCDRTLERVADPLVAGLRGGGLYFAVASGAIAADELHALVPVERTFRPDAGNREVYDRLFAEFAGLHSRNKKMFVRLNGTRERTG
- a CDS encoding DUF480 domain-containing protein, translating into MDALDAMDQRILGSLLEKQVTVPATYPLTLNAMRTACNQSNSRDPVSAYESRDLELRCRELKDRGWLRIVPAGRVLKYHQLVDERLTLAVEERAVLTVLLLRGACSPGELKTRTERLHHFADRVAVEQVLASLAGRDTPLVRQLSRRAGQQDHRWVHLLGPVPDTEPDASAQTVDREAVLREGAYARDVLVRESYDRVAAAFGADREHEPEVPFDGWLLRRLAVEAEGPALDVGTGLGNVAATVASAGARAVGLDVSEQMVTQARLRHPSLTFEVGDLRSVMRPPAARGWALITAWYALVHLAESELPVAVGALARVLDEDGVLALALYVGDEVRPGSPMRAEPVDLEYVCHSREAVLAAVRACGLTQIEWYERGPLAGESEVTRLYVIARR
- the rpsT gene encoding 30S ribosomal protein S20 produces the protein MANTESAKKRIRQTEKRTERNRHYRAAARTHVKKVRRLIAENKLDEAEAAAREAYSTLDKSAGKNIVHPRNAARRKGRLMAALAEARAAAPSK
- a CDS encoding aspartate aminotransferase family protein, whose protein sequence is MSDYPYASRFTVNRALPEHGRGQDEILAELQAMATEEDRAWEGGRVSGTMYCGDHDHYAFLTQAFAKFAHVNALQRDLCPSSTRFEGEVIAMTLDLMHGGDIVDTEPGGLVTSGGTGSIIHAVLAYRDHARQTRGIAQPNFVMPETGHPAFEKGCHLFGVECRKVAIDPDTTTVTVAAMAEQIDENTVAIMGSAGNYPYGTIDPIPDLAALAAERGVGMHVDACLGGFILPFGEELGRDIPPFDFRVPGVTSISADTHKYGYAFKGSSVVLFRDKAVRNSQYFHNVDWTGGKYMSPGIDGSRSAGLLAATWASLVKLGREGYRAYAEEIFATADQMMAIVRSHPELRIMGSPTFCFSFTSDDFDIYHVADFMRPLGWRFNGQQYPNAIHMAVTRPQTQEGVVEAFARDLAAAVEYARERHAAGEQALSGAVYGGVPGGLEGLTEDVEEFIVQMMDAMLDAQTALPPA